A part of Streptomyces sp. NBC_00557 genomic DNA contains:
- a CDS encoding carbon-nitrogen hydrolase family protein, which translates to MSRPLPLVLAQAAQRAADDLDGLAADVRKRTAGLPAAPLIVYPELHLGSPLGGTALEPAEVPEALAEPLDGPRGRALAELAGDLGVWLAPGSLYERGADGRVYNTAPVYSPRGERVVSYRKIFPWRPYETVAPGAEFTVFDLDGVGRVGLSICYDAWFPETTRHLAWMGAELVLNFVLTSGSDRAQELVLARANAIVNQLFVASVNCAAPLGTGRSLLVDPQGNVRSEAAGDSDTTLTDVIDLDEVTNVRRIGTAALNRPWQQFHPDDQALALPLYQGRIDPATWAGATAPTTLSRPPSELRPALGEVRVP; encoded by the coding sequence ATGTCCCGTCCCCTCCCTCTCGTCCTGGCCCAGGCGGCCCAGCGCGCCGCCGACGATCTGGACGGCCTGGCTGCCGACGTGCGAAAGCGCACGGCGGGACTGCCCGCCGCACCCCTGATCGTCTATCCCGAGCTGCACCTGGGCAGCCCGCTCGGCGGCACCGCACTCGAACCCGCCGAGGTGCCGGAAGCCCTCGCCGAGCCCCTCGACGGGCCACGGGGCCGCGCCCTCGCGGAACTCGCCGGCGATCTCGGCGTCTGGCTCGCCCCGGGCAGCCTCTACGAGCGCGGCGCCGACGGACGCGTCTACAACACCGCCCCGGTGTACTCCCCGCGCGGCGAGCGCGTCGTGTCCTACCGGAAGATCTTCCCCTGGCGGCCCTACGAGACCGTGGCCCCCGGCGCCGAGTTCACCGTCTTCGATCTCGACGGGGTCGGCCGGGTGGGACTGTCGATCTGCTACGACGCATGGTTCCCCGAGACCACCCGCCACCTCGCCTGGATGGGAGCCGAACTGGTCCTGAACTTCGTACTGACCTCCGGCAGCGACCGCGCCCAGGAACTGGTGCTGGCTCGCGCCAATGCCATCGTCAACCAGCTTTTCGTCGCCAGCGTCAACTGTGCCGCTCCCCTCGGCACCGGCCGCAGCTTGCTCGTGGACCCGCAGGGCAACGTTCGCTCCGAAGCCGCGGGCGACAGCGACACCACCCTCACCGACGTGATCGACCTGGACGAAGTCACCAACGTCCGCCGAATCGGCACGGCCGCGCTCAACCGGCCGTGGCAGCAGTTCCATCCCGACGACCAGGCCCTCGCACTGCCGCTCTACCAGGGCCGGATAGACCCCGCCACCTGGGCCGGCGCCACCGCTCCGACCACCCTTTCCCGGCCACCGAGCGAGCTGCGTCCCGCACTCGGAGAAGTGAGAGTCCCGTGA
- a CDS encoding TetR/AcrR family transcriptional regulator, translating to MARPKNQAERRAQLIDATARTVVDLGATATKLRDVARAAGVTPASVLYYYADIQELFAAVFERSAATYFVSREKAIAAAEGPVARLRACIHTGVPWPGEGEESTRLLFELFPVALRNEGAADRQRLFVEQQSELYRQVLELGEESGDFTLAGDAWALGRSFVALEDGYAMDLLVGSATAQDIEDRLLDHARIVTGNEAFGKRG from the coding sequence ATGGCCCGACCAAAAAACCAGGCGGAACGCCGCGCCCAGCTGATCGACGCGACCGCCAGGACCGTGGTGGACCTCGGAGCCACAGCCACCAAGCTGCGGGACGTCGCCAGGGCCGCCGGCGTCACCCCCGCCTCGGTGCTCTACTACTACGCAGACATCCAGGAACTGTTCGCCGCCGTGTTCGAGCGCAGCGCCGCGACGTACTTCGTCAGCCGAGAGAAGGCCATCGCGGCCGCGGAGGGCCCGGTGGCGAGGCTGCGTGCATGCATCCACACCGGCGTGCCCTGGCCCGGCGAGGGCGAAGAGAGCACTCGGCTGCTCTTCGAGCTTTTTCCAGTGGCACTGCGCAACGAGGGTGCCGCCGACCGGCAGCGCCTCTTCGTCGAGCAGCAGAGCGAGCTCTACCGTCAGGTGCTCGAACTCGGCGAGGAGAGCGGGGATTTCACACTGGCCGGCGACGCCTGGGCCCTGGGCCGCTCCTTCGTGGCCCTTGAGGACGGCTATGCCATGGACCTTCTGGTCGGCAGCGCGACCGCCCAAGACATCGAGGACCGCCTCCTCGACCACGCCCGCATCGTCACGGGCAACGAGGCCTTCGGCAAACGCGGATGA
- a CDS encoding NADP-dependent oxidoreductase, translating into MKACGVSGAEKEAALLELPEPPSPGPGQILVAVEAAGVGPWDELLNGAGWDVGLRPPAALGVEGAGKVLAVGADITGFAVGDRVLAHEAPLPGGSGFWAERVLINADHTAACPPGLDAVHAAALPVNGLTALQALEKLDLSRGQRLLITNGGGATGALAVQLAAARGIEVTATASAGATERLLGLGAMEVVDYHDPNWPAKVRGGFDAALTIATGTADAALPLVRDGGRLCSLTSDAPAEERGITSWDLYLEPNAAQLAQLAEQAAAGALRLAPEPLPLSEGPAAFARVVTGRAGGKKIVLTRA; encoded by the coding sequence GTGAAAGCGTGCGGAGTATCGGGGGCCGAGAAGGAAGCCGCCCTGCTGGAGTTGCCCGAACCGCCATCTCCCGGGCCCGGCCAGATCCTGGTGGCGGTTGAGGCGGCCGGTGTCGGCCCGTGGGACGAACTGCTCAACGGCGCTGGTTGGGACGTGGGGCTGCGCCCTCCGGCGGCGCTGGGAGTGGAGGGCGCGGGCAAGGTGCTGGCCGTCGGCGCGGACATCACCGGGTTCGCCGTCGGCGACCGGGTGCTCGCGCACGAGGCCCCGCTGCCCGGGGGAAGCGGCTTCTGGGCCGAACGCGTTCTGATCAACGCGGATCACACGGCAGCCTGCCCACCCGGGCTGGACGCCGTGCACGCGGCGGCGCTGCCGGTCAACGGACTCACCGCGTTGCAGGCCCTGGAGAAGCTGGATCTCAGCCGGGGACAGCGGCTGCTGATCACCAACGGTGGCGGGGCCACCGGAGCCCTTGCCGTCCAGCTCGCCGCGGCCCGGGGCATCGAGGTGACCGCGACCGCGTCTGCCGGCGCCACAGAGCGCCTGCTCGGTCTGGGAGCGATGGAGGTCGTCGACTACCACGACCCGAACTGGCCGGCCAAGGTACGCGGCGGGTTCGACGCCGCCCTCACCATCGCCACCGGCACGGCGGACGCCGCCCTGCCCTTGGTCCGGGACGGCGGCCGACTGTGCTCCCTGACCTCGGACGCGCCTGCGGAGGAGCGAGGGATCACGAGTTGGGACCTCTACCTCGAGCCCAACGCCGCGCAGCTAGCCCAGCTGGCGGAGCAGGCGGCCGCGGGAGCGTTGAGACTCGCACCGGAACCCCTGCCGCTGAGCGAGGGACCGGCTGCGTTCGCCCGGGTGGTTACCGGACGGGCCGGCGGTAAGAAGATCGTGCTCACCCGAGCGTGA
- a CDS encoding APC family permease, with product MTEQPTRLRGDLGLLSVVAFGVAYMAPAVVTSIFGVIAATSRGAAPTAYVIATGAMLLTGLSYAKMATVHPSSGSVYTYARKELDSRVGFLAGWALLLDYLFLPMVAWLLQAIYLHAQFPAVPEWTWLIINVALATAINVLGLKVADRINRVLLLGVTAVLVVLAALCVHYGLGHGGTMAAAHSFWNGATGFSAVTAAAAVAAYAFLGFDAVSTLSEEVRDPQRTIPRSIILTVLTGGGIFISISFLMQWAHPGGSFPDENSAGYLLSTTVGGKTFADVANIVSMLGGFASCVAIQASTSRLMFVMGRDGALPRRIFGRLHRKLLTPVTNVLVIGAVGLLAMNFSLADATSFINFGAFLGFTLVNVCVIAYAVRQRRSGTRHSAVRYLLLPAAGAAVDVYLITQLGGTAVRLGLGWLIIGIAWLAVITKGFRRPAPELRLPSDAQGGGTSEPEASGPLLPTS from the coding sequence GTGACAGAACAGCCCACCCGCCTGCGCGGAGACCTCGGACTTCTCTCCGTGGTCGCGTTCGGCGTCGCCTACATGGCCCCCGCCGTCGTCACCTCGATCTTCGGCGTCATCGCCGCCACCAGCAGGGGCGCCGCGCCCACGGCCTACGTGATCGCGACCGGCGCCATGCTGCTGACCGGCCTCAGCTACGCCAAGATGGCCACGGTCCACCCCAGTTCAGGCTCCGTCTACACCTACGCCCGCAAGGAACTCGACTCCCGCGTCGGCTTTCTCGCCGGATGGGCGCTCCTGCTCGACTACCTCTTCCTCCCGATGGTCGCCTGGCTGCTCCAGGCCATCTACCTCCACGCCCAGTTCCCGGCCGTCCCGGAGTGGACCTGGCTGATCATCAACGTGGCCCTCGCCACCGCCATCAACGTCCTCGGCCTCAAGGTCGCCGACCGGATCAACCGAGTGCTGCTGCTCGGCGTGACGGCCGTCCTCGTCGTGCTCGCCGCACTCTGCGTGCACTACGGTCTCGGCCACGGTGGCACCATGGCGGCTGCTCACTCCTTCTGGAACGGCGCCACCGGCTTCTCCGCCGTCACCGCTGCCGCCGCCGTGGCCGCCTACGCCTTCCTCGGTTTCGACGCGGTGAGCACCCTCAGTGAAGAGGTGCGGGATCCGCAGCGCACCATCCCGCGCAGCATCATCCTGACCGTGCTCACCGGCGGCGGCATCTTCATCTCGATCTCCTTCCTGATGCAGTGGGCCCACCCGGGCGGCTCCTTCCCCGACGAGAACTCCGCCGGGTACCTCCTGTCCACCACTGTCGGCGGCAAGACCTTCGCCGACGTGGCCAACATCGTCAGCATGCTCGGCGGGTTCGCCTCCTGCGTCGCCATCCAGGCCAGCACCAGCCGCCTGATGTTCGTCATGGGCCGTGACGGCGCCCTTCCGCGGCGGATCTTCGGACGCCTGCACCGCAAGCTGCTCACCCCCGTCACCAACGTGCTCGTGATCGGCGCGGTCGGGCTGCTGGCCATGAACTTCTCTCTCGCCGACGCCACCTCTTTCATCAACTTCGGGGCGTTCCTCGGCTTCACACTCGTCAATGTGTGCGTGATCGCCTACGCCGTACGACAGCGGCGCTCAGGGACCCGTCACTCGGCCGTGCGCTACCTGCTCCTGCCCGCTGCGGGCGCCGCTGTCGACGTCTACCTGATCACCCAGCTCGGTGGCACCGCCGTCAGGCTCGGCCTCGGCTGGCTGATCATCGGCATCGCCTGGCTCGCAGTGATCACCAAGGGTTTCCGTCGCCCAGCCCCCGAACTGCGACTCCCGTCAGACGCGCAGGGCGGCGGCACCAGCGAGCCGGAAGCATCCGGACCCCTGCTTCCGACATCGTGA
- a CDS encoding FAD binding domain-containing protein, whose translation MDLNTITEVIRRPSERPGVDWHEGDAWLAGGTWLYSTEQPDLRRLIDLTALGWEPLVPTDEGLEISATCTIRDLYAFPWPQGWTAGILFRKSCEAFLSSFKVWNAATVGGNICMSLPAGPMITLTVALEAQYELWARDGTVRCVDALDFVTGDHRNVLAPGEILRRITIPEHALRKRTAHRRFTLTRLGRSTVFLVGTQRLGASDLLLTVTAGTTRPVRVAFDSLPDVPTLRQSIDAIPADVWFADPNGTPDHRRHLTRHFAEEICRELTAGDLA comes from the coding sequence ATGGACCTGAACACCATCACCGAAGTAATCCGGCGACCGTCCGAGCGGCCCGGTGTGGACTGGCACGAGGGCGACGCCTGGCTCGCAGGCGGAACATGGCTCTATTCCACGGAGCAGCCGGACCTGCGACGGCTGATCGACCTGACGGCGTTGGGGTGGGAGCCTCTCGTGCCGACGGACGAGGGCCTGGAGATCAGCGCCACGTGCACCATTCGCGACCTGTACGCCTTTCCGTGGCCGCAAGGCTGGACCGCCGGAATCCTCTTCCGGAAAAGCTGTGAGGCATTCCTGTCCTCGTTCAAGGTCTGGAACGCGGCGACTGTCGGCGGAAACATCTGCATGTCCTTGCCCGCCGGCCCGATGATCACGCTGACCGTCGCGCTGGAGGCGCAGTACGAACTATGGGCGCGCGACGGTACCGTGCGATGTGTCGACGCCCTCGATTTCGTCACGGGCGACCACCGCAACGTTCTCGCCCCGGGAGAGATCCTGCGGCGTATCACCATTCCGGAGCACGCGCTGCGCAAACGCACCGCCCACCGTCGCTTCACGCTGACCCGGCTCGGCCGTTCGACGGTGTTCCTCGTCGGCACGCAACGGCTGGGAGCGAGCGACCTGCTGCTCACCGTCACTGCCGGGACCACGCGGCCGGTCCGCGTCGCCTTCGACTCCCTGCCCGATGTCCCAACGCTGCGGCAGAGCATCGACGCCATCCCGGCCGACGTCTGGTTCGCCGATCCCAATGGGACCCCTGATCATCGTCGGCATCTCACCCGGCACTTCGCCGAAGAGATCTGCCGCGAACTCACCGCTGGGGACCTGGCATGA